The Candidatus Binatia bacterium genome has a window encoding:
- the rimP gene encoding ribosome maturation factor RimP: MNENVTSEVWRIAEPLIESQGMEIVDVEFRREQSGLVLRLFVDRVDGQGVTLNDLSRVSRELSDLLDVYDCVPGSYTLEVSSPGINRRLRRPEHFRRYIGQRVQVRTQEPVEGRRSFSGILQTVEADGVEIVSEAASHWIRFDQIARANLLVEH; encoded by the coding sequence ATGAACGAAAATGTAACGAGTGAGGTTTGGCGCATCGCGGAACCTCTGATCGAGAGCCAAGGCATGGAAATCGTAGACGTGGAGTTCCGTCGGGAACAATCGGGGCTCGTGTTGCGTCTTTTTGTCGATCGGGTCGACGGCCAAGGGGTGACCTTGAATGACCTGAGTCGTGTGAGCCGGGAGCTAAGCGACTTACTCGATGTCTACGATTGTGTTCCCGGAAGCTATACGCTGGAAGTTTCTTCTCCTGGTATCAACCGTCGGCTTCGCCGGCCGGAGCACTTCCGGCGTTACATCGGGCAGCGGGTGCAGGTGCGGACGCAGGAGCCCGTGGAAGGCCGGCGCTCGTTTTCGGGGATCCTCCAAACGGTCGAGGCCGACGGTGTCGAGATCGTGAGCGAGGCGGCATCGCACTGGATTCGTTTTGATCAAATAGCGCGGGCGAATTTATTGGTAGAGCATTGA
- a CDS encoding succinate--CoA ligase [ADP-forming] subunit alpha produces MSILITRDTTFIIQGITGREAVNMTRECLDYGSKIVGGVTPGRGGREVYGVPVYDTVREVTARTRVDGSVVAVPPAFTRDAVMEALDAGIKLIVIVTERIPRYEVAQMVEMAKLKGARIIGPNCLGILSPDEAKMGGLGGRAEDARKAFKKGFVGVMSRSGGMTTEMCNTLSAAGLGQSTAVSIGGDPIIGSTYADLMPLFEADPETKAIVIYCEPGGRMEAELAQYVVEKKSRLPIVAFMAGRFMDEMPGMRFGHAGTIVEGKADTTAEKIARMEAAGISVAERIEDIPGMVQQRLGL; encoded by the coding sequence ATGTCGATCCTAATTACGCGGGATACCACGTTCATTATTCAAGGTATTACCGGCCGGGAAGCCGTGAACATGACTCGTGAGTGCCTCGATTACGGGTCGAAGATTGTCGGTGGTGTGACTCCCGGACGAGGTGGGCGGGAAGTGTACGGGGTTCCGGTATACGACACGGTGAGGGAGGTGACCGCCCGAACGCGCGTAGACGGTTCGGTTGTGGCGGTGCCTCCTGCGTTTACGCGGGACGCGGTGATGGAGGCCTTAGACGCCGGCATCAAGCTGATTGTCATCGTGACGGAAAGGATCCCGCGTTACGAGGTGGCGCAGATGGTCGAGATGGCGAAGCTAAAAGGCGCGCGCATCATTGGCCCGAACTGCTTGGGAATCTTGTCGCCGGATGAGGCGAAGATGGGCGGCCTGGGCGGCCGTGCGGAGGATGCTCGCAAGGCGTTCAAGAAAGGCTTTGTCGGGGTCATGTCGCGTAGCGGGGGAATGACAACGGAAATGTGCAATACGCTCAGCGCTGCTGGACTGGGACAGTCCACGGCCGTGTCCATCGGAGGAGATCCCATCATTGGTTCGACGTACGCCGACTTGATGCCCCTCTTCGAAGCGGATCCGGAGACAAAGGCAATCGTGATTTACTGCGAGCCCGGGGGGCGCATGGAGGCAGAACTGGCGCAATACGTCGTGGAAAAAAAGTCGCGGCTGCCGATCGTTGCCTTCATGGCCGGTCGTTTCATGGACGAGATGCCGGGAATGCGTTTTGGGCATGCGGGAACGATTGTCGAAGGCAAGGCAGATACGACCGCGGAGAAGATTGCACGCATGGAGGCCGCGGGGATTTCTGTTGCCGAACGCATCGAAGATATTCCCGGTATGGTCCAGCAACGTCTGGGTTTATAG
- a CDS encoding formyl-CoA transferase, whose amino-acid sequence MNGPLHGVRVVDLTRVVAGPYATMLLADLGAEVIKIELPVKGDDGRYGYPSVQGVPLAFAALNRNKKGITLDVRKEAGKQILVKLVGQADVLVENFAAGTMEKWGLGYEQLKAHNPRLIYAALSGFGQTGPYAKRTSYDIIAQAMGGLMSLTGFAEGPPVRGGGALGDFIGGLFTAFAIVCALRARDQFGIGQFVEVSNMDAILSMTDNWLTLAALTGQKPPRLGNQHPFTAPYDCFQARDGWVVIAVGNSALFRTLMAAIGRPELGRDPRFKTPQSRLENRQQVHAVVQSWVSQRTVEEVLDVLGPEGANIPCARVMEMQDLLSDPHVLAREMVVEVPDAVLGTVPVTGIPVKFSETPGEIRSLGPRLGQHNPEVYGEMLGLSEAELEQLRRDGVI is encoded by the coding sequence GTGAATGGGCCGTTGCACGGGGTGCGGGTTGTCGACTTGACACGTGTCGTGGCTGGTCCGTACGCCACGATGCTTCTAGCCGACCTTGGCGCCGAAGTGATCAAAATCGAGCTTCCGGTCAAGGGCGACGATGGGCGTTATGGCTATCCGTCCGTCCAGGGAGTGCCGCTGGCATTCGCGGCTTTGAATCGGAACAAAAAAGGGATTACCCTTGATGTACGCAAGGAGGCGGGGAAGCAAATACTGGTCAAGCTGGTTGGCCAAGCCGACGTGCTCGTGGAAAACTTCGCGGCGGGAACGATGGAAAAGTGGGGGCTGGGATATGAGCAATTAAAGGCGCATAACCCCCGACTGATTTACGCTGCTCTATCGGGGTTCGGGCAGACTGGGCCTTACGCGAAGCGTACGAGTTACGACATCATCGCTCAAGCAATGGGTGGCCTGATGAGCCTGACCGGCTTTGCCGAGGGACCACCAGTGCGCGGAGGGGGCGCCTTGGGAGATTTTATCGGCGGATTGTTCACGGCTTTCGCGATCGTGTGCGCCCTTCGAGCGCGGGACCAATTTGGGATCGGGCAGTTTGTCGAGGTTTCGAACATGGACGCAATTTTGAGTATGACGGACAACTGGCTGACCCTGGCGGCTCTGACGGGACAAAAACCCCCCCGGCTGGGCAACCAGCACCCGTTTACCGCACCATATGATTGTTTCCAGGCGCGAGACGGATGGGTGGTGATCGCGGTGGGCAACAGCGCATTGTTTCGAACATTGATGGCCGCGATCGGGCGGCCGGAGTTGGGCCGGGACCCGCGCTTCAAGACACCGCAATCTCGACTGGAAAACCGGCAGCAAGTGCATGCCGTGGTTCAAAGTTGGGTGAGTCAGCGCACCGTCGAGGAGGTGTTGGATGTACTCGGGCCGGAGGGGGCGAACATCCCTTGCGCCCGGGTGATGGAGATGCAAGATCTGCTGAGCGATCCTCACGTCTTGGCTCGAGAAATGGTTGTGGAGGTTCCGGATGCGGTGTTGGGGACCGTGCCGGTCACGGGGATTCCGGTGAAATTTTCAGAGACGCCCGGGGAGATTCGCTCGTTAGGGCCAAGACTAGGACAGCACAACCCTGAAGTCTATGGTGAAATGCTCGGACTCAGCGAAGCGGAGTTGGAGCAGTTGCGCCGAGATGGAGTAATTTGA
- a CDS encoding succinyl-CoA synthetase subunit beta has protein sequence MRFYEFEAKQLFSKYGIPLPAGSRVAHSPEEAATIAEEIGGPVVLKAQVLTGGRMKAGGVLFADTPSEAAHAAEKILGLVIKGHVPRGVLVEARAPVEQEYYLGVTWDGFARLPVMVFSDMGGIDVEEVAEKHPEHIAKRHFSTIYPFSDYMAKELIASLGVSGTNLLRLTHIAAQLARAFRNHSLTLAEINPLARLKDGRFVCLDGHVDLEDDARESQRQILQELGIDPAEKRQARPPTEFEIRGAEIDASDPRGVAGNVVEFDGDLGLIIGAGGGSLTLFDAIRKHGGRPANYCEIGGNPSVAKTCALTKLILSKPGVKKIAVMMNVVSNTRVDLVARGVIKGVLECGYKPSEKIAIFRIPGSWESEGFKILKDYGVDYCDRTVSMYEAAGRAVAKMREG, from the coding sequence ATGCGGTTCTACGAGTTCGAGGCAAAACAACTCTTCAGTAAGTACGGCATTCCCCTCCCGGCTGGGTCCCGGGTGGCGCACTCTCCGGAAGAGGCCGCAACGATTGCAGAGGAAATCGGTGGGCCGGTCGTACTCAAGGCGCAGGTGCTCACCGGTGGGAGGATGAAGGCCGGCGGGGTGTTGTTTGCGGACACGCCTTCTGAAGCGGCGCACGCGGCGGAGAAAATCCTGGGCTTGGTCATTAAAGGCCACGTGCCTCGAGGGGTGCTCGTGGAAGCCAGGGCTCCAGTGGAACAAGAATATTACCTGGGTGTCACCTGGGATGGCTTTGCGCGGCTACCGGTGATGGTTTTCAGTGACATGGGCGGCATTGACGTCGAGGAGGTGGCGGAGAAGCATCCCGAACATATCGCCAAGCGGCACTTCTCCACCATTTACCCCTTCTCCGACTACATGGCCAAAGAGCTCATCGCGTCTTTAGGCGTCAGTGGAACGAATTTACTGCGGCTCACGCATATCGCCGCACAGCTGGCGCGTGCGTTCCGAAACCACAGCCTCACCTTGGCGGAAATCAACCCTCTGGCACGTTTGAAAGACGGCCGTTTTGTGTGTCTCGATGGACACGTGGATTTGGAAGACGACGCGCGCGAGTCGCAACGGCAGATCCTGCAGGAGTTGGGAATCGATCCCGCGGAAAAACGCCAGGCGCGGCCGCCGACAGAGTTTGAAATTCGGGGTGCCGAGATCGATGCTTCGGACCCCCGTGGCGTTGCGGGGAACGTTGTCGAGTTCGATGGCGATCTCGGATTGATCATCGGGGCTGGTGGAGGGTCGCTGACTCTGTTCGATGCGATTCGCAAACACGGTGGGCGGCCGGCAAACTACTGCGAGATCGGTGGTAACCCGAGCGTGGCGAAAACGTGCGCTTTGACCAAATTGATCTTGTCGAAGCCGGGCGTGAAAAAAATTGCCGTCATGATGAACGTGGTGTCGAACACCAGGGTGGACTTGGTGGCCCGCGGGGTCATCAAGGGCGTCTTGGAGTGCGGCTACAAGCCTTCGGAGAAAATTGCGATTTTCCGCATCCCGGGATCGTGGGAGTCGGAGGGCTTCAAGATTCTGAAGGATTACGGCGTGGATTATTGCGATCGGACCGTGTCCATGTACGAAGCTGCGGGGCGGGCTGTAGCCAAGATGCGTGAGGGCTGA
- the infB gene encoding translation initiation factor IF-2: MPAVGTKRVREFAKELGVAVKEVLDAAERVGVRGKRALSTLTEEEAHKVQQALGRSAAEAPASIAVGEERVVTSEGGETVVERRVSATVIRRRASSATGSTGDRGTSATATAPGSNDVVKGSSLPLEALSGPLLGGGAVSPLPGTPDESTFPPPIGRGDDLFGGLGELGDMIPSAPVEEIPPLVGAEEEPEGEPSAKGQSSSGAAEPAVQVGKPAEETGEGLQAGGPETVLVGEGASGVAAPLEVPAEGSEGAAANAAPTSAEAQSSAASPARRGPVVLGKIDLNQRSQQQANARQRFTRERTSSAPGRDRPVAVVLPPPMPVEDRPRKRKRRVVERGETGESFEPERQRGVVPKKRKATTSQEGQKTEITVPRPHKRVVRLTSESIAVRDLAREMAVRETEVVRALLELGITAGVNHRIDFDTATLVAEQFGFTVEQAVDNLEARLEDETATTAGEEQLQPRPPVVTIMGHVDHGKTSLLDAIRQTNVTAQEAGGITQHIGAYMVDVHGRQITFLDTPGHEAFTAMRARGAKVTDIVVLVVAADDGVMPQTVEAINHARAAGVPIIVAVNKIDKPEANVERVTRELAQYGLVPEEWGGDTIFVPVSAKTKAGLPALLEMILLQADVLELKANPQKRARGTIVEAKLDRGRGPVATVLIQEGTLHEGEPFVCGPYFGRVRALINDRGQRVKEAGPSTPVEILGFDGVPEAGSVFTVAPDEATARSIAERRQQKLREESLAKSSRVTLEDLHRRIQAGDFKELRVVLKADVQGSVEALSNALNQLSTDEVKLKILHASVGGIKESDVDLAAASNAIVIGFNVRPEAKATEEARRQGVEIRLYDVIYEVVDDVRAALQGLLAPSVREVTLGRAEVREVFKVPGFGAVAGVQVLEGKIVRGAEARLIRDSVVVYTGRIGSLRRFKEDVREVAAGYECGVGLENFQDIKQKDIIEVFHKEEVARQLPAASKAS, translated from the coding sequence ATGCCAGCAGTGGGTACAAAGCGAGTTCGAGAATTTGCGAAAGAATTAGGCGTTGCGGTCAAGGAAGTCCTCGATGCCGCAGAGCGCGTTGGTGTCCGCGGTAAGCGAGCGCTGAGCACACTCACCGAAGAAGAAGCTCACAAGGTTCAGCAGGCCCTCGGCCGGAGTGCCGCCGAAGCGCCGGCAAGCATTGCCGTGGGCGAGGAACGAGTCGTTACGAGCGAAGGTGGCGAGACGGTCGTGGAGCGCCGGGTGAGTGCTACGGTGATTCGGCGCCGCGCGTCCTCTGCGACGGGTTCGACTGGCGATCGAGGCACCTCGGCGACAGCAACGGCGCCTGGTTCCAACGATGTTGTGAAGGGTTCCAGTCTGCCTCTCGAAGCCTTGTCCGGGCCGCTTCTTGGTGGTGGTGCGGTGAGTCCGCTGCCAGGCACACCGGACGAGAGCACTTTTCCGCCACCAATCGGGCGGGGCGACGATCTGTTCGGCGGGTTGGGCGAACTGGGAGATATGATTCCGAGTGCGCCCGTCGAGGAGATTCCGCCACTGGTTGGAGCCGAGGAAGAGCCGGAGGGAGAGCCTTCTGCAAAGGGGCAAAGCAGTTCGGGTGCTGCCGAGCCGGCCGTGCAAGTCGGAAAGCCGGCAGAAGAGACGGGTGAAGGTTTGCAAGCTGGCGGTCCGGAGACGGTGCTCGTTGGGGAGGGAGCCAGTGGGGTGGCCGCGCCACTTGAGGTGCCCGCCGAGGGATCAGAAGGCGCCGCCGCAAATGCGGCTCCAACTTCGGCAGAGGCACAGTCGAGTGCGGCGTCACCAGCGCGGCGTGGGCCGGTTGTGTTGGGCAAAATTGACCTCAATCAGCGGAGTCAACAACAAGCAAACGCTCGGCAGCGTTTCACGCGCGAGCGTACCAGCAGTGCGCCGGGGCGCGACCGACCCGTGGCCGTTGTGCTGCCGCCACCGATGCCGGTGGAGGATCGGCCGCGCAAACGCAAACGTCGCGTGGTGGAGCGTGGGGAAACCGGAGAGTCCTTCGAGCCGGAGCGCCAACGGGGTGTCGTACCGAAAAAGCGCAAGGCGACGACCAGTCAGGAAGGGCAGAAGACGGAAATTACTGTTCCCCGCCCGCACAAACGAGTCGTGCGCCTTACGAGCGAATCCATTGCCGTGCGGGATTTGGCGCGCGAGATGGCTGTGCGGGAAACCGAGGTCGTCAGGGCGCTCTTGGAGCTGGGAATTACCGCGGGCGTGAACCACCGGATCGATTTCGACACCGCCACGCTGGTCGCCGAGCAGTTCGGCTTCACCGTGGAACAAGCGGTGGACAATCTCGAGGCGCGCCTGGAAGACGAAACGGCTACGACGGCGGGAGAGGAGCAATTACAGCCTCGGCCCCCGGTGGTGACCATCATGGGGCACGTGGACCATGGAAAGACCTCTCTTTTGGATGCGATCCGACAAACCAACGTAACCGCACAGGAGGCGGGCGGGATTACGCAGCACATTGGCGCGTACATGGTGGACGTGCACGGGCGACAAATCACATTCTTGGATACGCCTGGCCACGAAGCCTTTACTGCCATGCGCGCGCGTGGCGCCAAGGTTACGGATATTGTGGTTCTTGTCGTTGCTGCGGACGACGGTGTGATGCCGCAGACTGTCGAAGCCATCAACCACGCCCGGGCGGCTGGTGTGCCAATAATCGTGGCAGTGAACAAGATCGACAAGCCCGAGGCCAATGTGGAGCGAGTCACGCGAGAGCTCGCCCAATACGGCTTAGTGCCTGAAGAGTGGGGTGGCGACACGATTTTCGTCCCGGTTTCGGCGAAAACGAAGGCTGGTCTGCCTGCACTGTTGGAGATGATTTTGCTGCAGGCTGACGTTCTGGAGCTCAAGGCCAACCCACAAAAGCGAGCGCGAGGCACGATTGTCGAGGCCAAATTGGACCGAGGCCGTGGCCCAGTGGCGACGGTCTTGATCCAAGAGGGAACGCTGCACGAGGGCGAGCCGTTTGTCTGTGGGCCTTACTTTGGTCGCGTCCGCGCCTTGATCAACGATCGCGGGCAGCGAGTGAAGGAAGCCGGTCCTTCCACCCCAGTGGAGATCCTGGGATTCGATGGTGTGCCGGAGGCGGGAAGCGTCTTCACTGTGGCGCCGGACGAGGCAACGGCGCGCAGCATCGCGGAGAGACGCCAACAGAAACTGCGCGAGGAGTCATTGGCCAAGTCCTCACGCGTGACTTTGGAAGATTTGCACCGTCGGATCCAGGCCGGCGACTTTAAGGAGCTTCGGGTGGTCCTGAAGGCGGACGTGCAAGGTTCCGTCGAGGCACTGTCGAATGCGTTGAACCAGTTGTCTACGGATGAGGTTAAACTGAAAATCTTGCATGCTTCGGTGGGCGGAATCAAAGAATCCGATGTAGATCTGGCTGCGGCTTCGAACGCCATTGTAATCGGCTTTAATGTACGCCCCGAGGCCAAGGCCACGGAAGAAGCGCGCCGGCAGGGTGTGGAGATTCGTCTTTACGACGTCATCTATGAGGTGGTGGATGACGTGCGGGCGGCGTTGCAGGGCCTGTTGGCGCCGTCTGTCCGCGAGGTCACCCTGGGTCGGGCTGAAGTTCGCGAGGTGTTCAAAGTTCCCGGGTTTGGCGCGGTTGCGGGGGTTCAAGTCTTGGAAGGCAAGATCGTCCGCGGCGCTGAGGCGCGCTTAATTCGCGACAGTGTCGTTGTGTACACGGGGCGGATCGGGAGCTTGCGCCGCTTCAAGGAAGACGTCCGCGAGGTGGCAGCCGGTTACGAGTGCGGCGTTGGGTTGGAGAACTTCCAGGATATAAAACAAAAGGACATTATTGAGGTATTCCACAAAGAAGAGGTGGCCCGACAGTTGCCGGCGGCATCGAAGGCGTCGTAA
- the greA gene encoding transcription elongation factor GreA: MGNELPIVEKLKKELAELQYELTRKLPKELQEAASHGDLSENAEYDAAKHRQEYVRARIAQLQQRISQLSLYNLNSVPRGVVGYGSRVTVEDVEDGSRSVFNIVLPEEVNPTEGLISASSPLGRALMNKKVGDEVEVQTPRGLRVYTIVELVTLHDRESL, from the coding sequence ATGGGGAACGAACTTCCGATCGTGGAAAAACTGAAGAAAGAGCTGGCGGAGCTTCAGTACGAACTGACGCGAAAATTGCCGAAAGAGCTCCAAGAGGCGGCCAGCCATGGAGACCTGAGTGAGAACGCAGAGTACGACGCGGCCAAACACCGGCAAGAGTACGTGCGTGCGCGCATCGCTCAGCTACAGCAGCGCATCAGTCAGTTGTCCTTATATAACCTCAACTCGGTCCCCCGAGGGGTAGTTGGCTATGGGAGTCGAGTAACCGTCGAGGATGTCGAAGACGGCAGCCGCTCTGTCTTCAACATCGTGTTGCCGGAAGAGGTGAACCCGACCGAGGGTCTGATTTCCGCGAGTTCGCCGCTGGGCCGAGCCCTAATGAACAAGAAGGTCGGCGACGAGGTGGAGGTACAAACGCCCCGAGGGCTGCGCGTGTACACAATCGTCGAGTTGGTGACGTTGCACGATCGCGAGTCGCTGTAG
- the nusA gene encoding transcription termination/antitermination protein NusA: MPVQTELSRIIEQVSREKGIDRAEVIEAVEQALLSAARRELKGSLRLEAKYNPEIGDVELFRALTVVKEVKDPDTEISLEEARARYDAEAQLGDEILEKLDQQLTRIAAQAARQNLQQRLREAERAIIYNEFKNRKGEITQLGTVQRVDRRDIIVNLGRTEAILPEKEQIPRERYRQGDRIRAYILDVEMSQGRGPRIVLSRTHPGFLIKLFEHEVPEIAEGIIEVKGAAREPGVRAKIAVVSKDPDVDPVGACVGPRGARVQAVTQELRGEKIDIVTWSPDPAEFVCQALSPAKVSRIIIDDDERKMEIIVPDDQLSLAIGRRGQNVRLASRLTGFDLTVKSESEVAKEQHDAQVALMQLPGVDESLADRLFEAGIKSVEDLAQADVQDLADETELDIARIRNLVDAARRFLEETEAREGATAAEGELAGENLPPDAGGASNSAGCGVRESPGESGNP; this comes from the coding sequence ATGCCGGTTCAAACGGAGCTAAGTCGAATCATCGAGCAAGTCAGTCGCGAGAAAGGAATTGACCGCGCAGAGGTGATCGAAGCTGTGGAGCAGGCACTGCTCTCTGCGGCACGCCGCGAGCTGAAAGGATCCTTGCGACTCGAGGCAAAGTACAACCCCGAGATTGGCGACGTCGAACTGTTTCGCGCTCTCACTGTCGTGAAGGAGGTGAAAGATCCCGACACGGAAATCTCGCTGGAAGAGGCCCGGGCGAGGTACGATGCGGAAGCGCAGTTGGGGGATGAAATCTTGGAAAAACTCGACCAACAACTCACCCGCATTGCGGCGCAAGCGGCGCGGCAGAATTTGCAGCAGCGGTTGCGAGAAGCGGAACGCGCGATCATTTACAACGAGTTCAAGAACCGAAAAGGGGAGATCACACAACTCGGAACTGTCCAGCGAGTGGATCGCAGGGACATCATTGTCAACCTCGGACGCACCGAGGCGATCCTGCCCGAGAAGGAGCAGATTCCGCGGGAGCGTTACCGGCAGGGCGATCGCATACGCGCGTACATTTTGGATGTGGAAATGTCACAAGGCCGAGGGCCGCGAATCGTGTTGTCGCGCACTCACCCGGGGTTCTTGATCAAGCTGTTCGAACACGAGGTGCCCGAGATTGCAGAGGGAATCATCGAGGTCAAAGGGGCAGCTCGGGAGCCCGGGGTGCGGGCGAAGATCGCCGTCGTCTCCAAGGATCCGGATGTGGATCCGGTGGGGGCGTGTGTGGGCCCGCGCGGAGCCCGGGTACAGGCCGTCACGCAGGAGCTGCGAGGGGAAAAGATCGACATTGTGACCTGGAGCCCGGATCCCGCAGAGTTCGTTTGCCAAGCACTGTCCCCAGCGAAGGTCAGCCGCATCATTATTGATGATGACGAACGGAAAATGGAAATTATCGTCCCCGATGACCAGTTGTCCCTGGCGATCGGACGTAGGGGGCAAAACGTGCGGCTTGCCTCCCGGTTGACCGGTTTCGACCTGACCGTGAAGAGCGAATCGGAAGTGGCCAAGGAGCAACACGACGCGCAGGTAGCGCTCATGCAGCTTCCCGGAGTCGATGAGTCTCTCGCGGACCGTCTCTTTGAAGCCGGCATCAAGAGCGTGGAGGATTTAGCGCAGGCGGACGTGCAGGATTTGGCCGATGAAACCGAGCTCGATATCGCCCGAATCCGAAATTTGGTGGACGCGGCGCGGCGCTTCTTGGAGGAGACTGAGGCAAGGGAAGGTGCAACTGCCGCCGAAGGCGAACTTGCGGGAGAAAACCTGCCGCCGGACGCGGGTGGTGCCAGCAACTCTGCGGGGTGCGGGGTTCGAGAATCTCCCGGCGAGAGTGGAAATCCGTGA
- the truB gene encoding tRNA pseudouridine synthase B, with amino-acid sequence MHGVLVVDKPPGPTSAEIVRIVKRRLGTKTGHLGTLDPFASGVLPLCLGEATKVAQLLAEADKEYVGTVQLGARTDTGDPTGRVVEERALPSDLEEGLSLVAQRLSGRRLQTPPMFSAIKRGGVPLYKLARQGVFVEREAREVEVEFLEVQRREQGQVWFHVRCSKGTYVRVLAEEIAEVLGTVGYLLELRRVRFGPFDLSQAVSLETIQGCGDPLPILPTRQALAHLRAFPVPAPIEQRVRQGALDVLARLPEGKWGEHALLVGQGENVIALLCYGARGWQYVRVLHEPSVRPTEQR; translated from the coding sequence ATGCACGGTGTGCTGGTAGTGGACAAACCACCCGGGCCGACGTCCGCCGAAATCGTGCGCATCGTCAAGCGCCGGCTTGGCACGAAAACCGGGCACTTGGGTACCCTGGACCCATTCGCGTCCGGCGTTCTGCCACTGTGCCTGGGCGAGGCGACCAAGGTGGCACAGTTGCTTGCAGAAGCAGACAAGGAATACGTGGGTACCGTTCAACTCGGTGCGAGGACCGATACCGGAGACCCGACCGGAAGGGTCGTGGAAGAGCGAGCGCTTCCCAGTGATTTAGAGGAAGGTCTCTCATTGGTCGCCCAACGACTCAGTGGGCGGCGCCTGCAGACTCCGCCCATGTTCTCTGCGATCAAACGAGGGGGAGTTCCGCTCTACAAGCTCGCAAGGCAAGGTGTTTTCGTAGAGCGCGAGGCGCGGGAGGTCGAGGTGGAATTTCTGGAGGTTCAGCGGCGGGAGCAAGGGCAGGTTTGGTTTCACGTGCGTTGCTCGAAAGGGACATACGTCCGTGTATTGGCCGAGGAAATCGCGGAGGTCCTAGGTACGGTGGGCTACCTGCTCGAGCTCCGGCGAGTTCGCTTCGGGCCTTTCGATCTCAGCCAAGCCGTTTCGTTGGAGACGATTCAGGGGTGTGGCGACCCATTACCGATTTTGCCGACCCGTCAAGCGCTTGCCCACCTTCGTGCCTTCCCGGTTCCTGCCCCGATCGAACAGCGCGTCCGCCAAGGTGCGCTGGATGTACTGGCTCGCCTCCCCGAGGGCAAATGGGGAGAGCACGCGTTGCTGGTCGGGCAAGGCGAAAACGTGATTGCGCTGCTCTGTTACGGCGCTCGGGGTTGGCAGTACGTGCGCGTCTTGCATGAACCTTCCGTCCGCCCAACTGAGCAAAGATAA
- the rbfA gene encoding ribosome-binding factor A, with amino-acid sequence MTGRRAERISETLRETLAELILREVKDPRVGSVTITAVRVSADLGVAWVRFRCLGDDAAQERCLAGLRSAGGFLRGQLLRRLNLRRSPQLVFEVDPTLPELDRLARALSQAGPEK; translated from the coding sequence ATGACAGGAAGACGGGCCGAACGCATCAGCGAAACCTTGCGGGAGACGCTGGCCGAGCTGATTCTACGAGAAGTGAAGGATCCGAGGGTTGGCTCGGTGACGATTACCGCTGTCCGTGTCTCTGCGGATTTGGGTGTTGCGTGGGTCCGCTTCCGTTGCTTGGGTGACGACGCTGCGCAAGAAAGGTGCTTGGCCGGCTTGCGTAGCGCTGGAGGGTTTCTCCGTGGCCAGCTTCTTCGGAGATTGAACTTGCGGCGCAGCCCGCAGTTGGTGTTCGAGGTCGACCCGACTTTGCCAGAGCTCGATCGGTTGGCCCGTGCTTTGAGTCAGGCCGGGCCCGAGAAGTGA